AATGACTGTGGAAATTAATAAAACTAGttcttgtgcatagagttgtagggtttgtttaactttgcaatcattggtttTATTTGGCATACATTTCAAAGAGAAAAATATGAGCCTCAGCATcactctgttaccatggaattgcccagTAGCATTCTCCTGAAGTAGTGGGAAATGTTGTTCCATTTGCAATACAAATACATAATCCTTAGAGCATTCCCAACATATGGATTCCCAGATTCACAAACCATGTTAGATCATTTTCATGTTAAAGCGATGAGGTCCAGCTTGTCCCTCTGCCCCTCCATCTACAGAGGTGCCATTAGACTTGGACCGAGGGACATATTCAATATCTATGTTGTTTTTATGCTTTCCCTTGCCCCGGCTCCAAACGAACAGTAGCAGAAAGCAGAACAAGACCACCCCCAGGAATGTGAAACATCCCATTGCTGTTGACACTAAGATAGTCTTTAGGTCCAAGCCGTAGGTCACATTGCTAGTCCCATTGGTAGTGGCATTGCTGGGATCTGTGTAGTACTGGGTCCTGTTTGCGTAGAGCGACCCCAGGCTTTTCACTGCTAGGGAGGCCATCAATGAGTCGTTACCCGCCGTGTTGGTTGCCATGCAAAGGTACACGCCACCGTCCTGCACCTCTGCCACCTTGATCTCCAGCGTCCCATTGTTGTGGACTTTGACTCTACCGTAGCTCTTGTTGGTGAGGAGGCGCCGGCGTGGGGACAGCCACGACACCACTGGCCTGGGGATGCCTTCAGCACTGCAGTGTAGTTTCGCTGACTGGCCCTCGTCCACTGCTATCGTCTGTGTCTTGTTCTCCCGGATTTTTGGCTTGGTGCATGTCACGTAATAGGATAGCAGGGTCTCCTTGAATTCCCTGAAAGGCCTGCCACGGATACCCTCAGGGGTGCTGCACTCTGGCTGCGAGTCGCCAAAGAAGATAGAGTGCCTTTTCTGCAGGATCCACATGAGGCGACAGTCGCACACAAGGGGGTTGTCGTCGATCAAGAGGACCTCCAGAGCCTCAGGGGCTTGGAAGACACCTTTCTCCAGGGTGTTCAAATGGTTGTGGGAGACGTTGAGGACCTTGAGCCACCGGAGGCCCTGAAATGCGTACGGTTCAATGGTCGACAACTGGGCCCCAACTAGATGAAGTTCCCTCAGGCGCACCAACTCAAACAGCATTCCCCCCTCGATGTGTCTGATGCGGTTGAAGgacaggttgaggtgtgttaggTAGTGCAGGTGCTTTAGGGCCTGGTATGGGAAGGTGGACAGGTTAGTGTTGGTGATGAAAAGCGTGGTCAGGTTgaggctgtgtagtgtgttggcaggcaCACTGTCCAGCGAGGTCCAGCTGTCAATCTCCAGGTGGCGCAGCCGGAAAAGCTTCTTGAAGGAGTATGCTTGCAATGTGCTGATGCTGAGGTATCGGAGGTGAAGTCTGACCAAGTTGTGCAGATGGGACAGGGCCTCAGTGGGCACCACCGTCAGG
This window of the Oncorhynchus keta strain PuntledgeMale-10-30-2019 chromosome 4, Oket_V2, whole genome shotgun sequence genome carries:
- the LOC118379465 gene encoding leucine-rich repeat and immunoglobulin-like domain-containing nogo receptor-interacting protein 2 isoform X1 — protein: MDIYYQRPCQSRDRMVDCMSKVMLHTALSCWQPLLGLALVAVFVGSALGCPARCDCSAQSKSVLCHRKRLPSIPDGIPIETRILDLSKNKLQAVNPDDFAPYPGLEDLDLSGNIISYVEPGAFNPLYSMHSLSLKSNRIKLIPLGVFTGLSNLTRLDVSDNKIVILLDYMFQDLHNLKFLEVGDNDLVYISHRAFSGLLSLQTLTLERCNLTVVPTEALSHLHNLVRLHLRYLSISTLQAYSFKKLFRLRHLEIDSWTSLDSVPANTLHSLNLTTLFITNTNLSTFPYQALKHLHYLTHLNLSFNRIRHIEGGMLFELVRLRELHLVGAQLSTIEPYAFQGLRWLKVLNVSHNHLNTLEKGVFQAPEALEVLLIDDNPLVCDCRLMWILQKRHSIFFGDSQPECSTPEGIRGRPFREFKETLLSYYVTCTKPKIRENKTQTIAVDEGQSAKLHCSAEGIPRPVVSWLSPRRRLLTNKSYGRVKVHNNGTLEIKVAEVQDGGVYLCMATNTAGNDSLMASLAVKSLGSLYANRTQYYTDPSNATTNGTSNVTYGLDLKTILVSTAMGCFTFLGVVLFCFLLLFVWSRGKGKHKNNIDIEYVPRSKSNGTSVDGGAEGQAGPHRFNMKMI
- the LOC118379465 gene encoding leucine-rich repeat and immunoglobulin-like domain-containing nogo receptor-interacting protein 2 isoform X2, with product MVDCMSKVMLHTALSCWQPLLGLALVAVFVGSALGCPARCDCSAQSKSVLCHRKRLPSIPDGIPIETRILDLSKNKLQAVNPDDFAPYPGLEDLDLSGNIISYVEPGAFNPLYSMHSLSLKSNRIKLIPLGVFTGLSNLTRLDVSDNKIVILLDYMFQDLHNLKFLEVGDNDLVYISHRAFSGLLSLQTLTLERCNLTVVPTEALSHLHNLVRLHLRYLSISTLQAYSFKKLFRLRHLEIDSWTSLDSVPANTLHSLNLTTLFITNTNLSTFPYQALKHLHYLTHLNLSFNRIRHIEGGMLFELVRLRELHLVGAQLSTIEPYAFQGLRWLKVLNVSHNHLNTLEKGVFQAPEALEVLLIDDNPLVCDCRLMWILQKRHSIFFGDSQPECSTPEGIRGRPFREFKETLLSYYVTCTKPKIRENKTQTIAVDEGQSAKLHCSAEGIPRPVVSWLSPRRRLLTNKSYGRVKVHNNGTLEIKVAEVQDGGVYLCMATNTAGNDSLMASLAVKSLGSLYANRTQYYTDPSNATTNGTSNVTYGLDLKTILVSTAMGCFTFLGVVLFCFLLLFVWSRGKGKHKNNIDIEYVPRSKSNGTSVDGGAEGQAGPHRFNMKMI